In a genomic window of Macrobrachium rosenbergii isolate ZJJX-2024 chromosome 44, ASM4041242v1, whole genome shotgun sequence:
- the LOC136829557 gene encoding RWD domain-containing protein 3-like isoform X2: MEEILEEVGAIQAIYCGENEFFLSSKGDSSVTFSVTTSPSNDTSLKITVTFVLLDSYPGKSPSISVQSQYLSRQECDNIKTFLAREAETYCGSPMIMSLLTALQEKEDVSRQVVSMTTSKPKDEDIHSAQQTSMC, encoded by the exons ATGGAGGAAATTCTTGAAGAAGTTGGAGCCATTCAAGCAATTTATTGTGGAGAGAATGAATTTTTCTTAAGTTCAAAAG GGGATTCATCTGTAACTTTCAGTGTCACCACAAGCCCAAGTAATGATACAAGTTTGAAAATTACGGTTACTTTTGTGCTGTTGGATTCTTATCCGGGAAAATCGCCATCCATCTCCGTGCAG tcACAGTATCTCAGTCGCCAGGAATGTGATAACATTAAGACATTCTTGGCAAGGGAGGCAGAAACCTACTGTGGAAGTCCAATGATCATGAGTCTCCTAACAGCACTTCAAGAGAAAGAAGATGTAAGCAGACAAGTAGTCAGTATGACAACTTCAAAACCTAAGGATGAAG